In Thalassophryne amazonica chromosome 14, fThaAma1.1, whole genome shotgun sequence, one DNA window encodes the following:
- the LOC117524708 gene encoding gastrula zinc finger protein XlCGF57.1-like produces the protein MSEVQQVRDMLKLQLISDEGTITNQAEETCHLKEENKRDMQQLLVSREEILPEHQEWNLSVDQEEIKEEQKLWISQKEEQLHQVEEADLTTFGFTAVTVKSENDDDDDDDDGKLESSQFHRSQSDESIETEPVASSSSVHRTLTIKAEGQFSCPAEGKRLKPTCPLNTQVIIHTGQKPFGCSDCGKRFGLKCNLNRHMAIHTGKPFGCPECGQRFGRNSDRNSHMLIHTGQKPFACSECGKRFGYKSSLNTHMIIHSGQKPLSCSECGQRFRRKSHLNTHMIIHTGEKPFGCSECGQSFGQKSTLNTHMIIHTGQKPFGCSECGERFRRKCSLNTHMIIHTRQKPFGCSDCGKRFGLNSNLAKHMLIHTRQKPFGCSECGQRFGRKSSLNTHMIIHTRQKPFGCFECGKRFGLKSNLTKHMITHTKEKPFCCSECGKRFGYKSSLNTHLIIHTGPKKAAVSMENDLDKKAV, from the exons aTATGCAACAGTTGTTGGTGAGTAGAGAAGAAATTCTCCccgaacaccaggaatggaatctgagtgttgatcaGGAGGAAATCAAAGAAgaacagaagctgtggataagtcagaaGGAAGAGCAGCTTCACCaggtggaggaggcagatctcaccacatTTGGTTTCACTGCTGTCACTgtaaagagtgaaaatgatgatgatgatgatgatgatgatggaaaaTTAGAGTCATCACAGTTTCATCgaagccaaagtgatgagagcatagagactgagcctgtagccagcagctcatctgtacacagaacactgacaataAAAGCTGAAGGACA ATTTAGCTGTCCTGCTGAGGGTAAAAGACTGAAACCAACATGCCCTCTGAACACACaggtgataattcatacaggacaaaaaccatttggctgttctgattgtggtaaaagatttggactaaagtgcaatctgaacagacacatggcaATTCATACAGGAAAACCATTTGGTTgtcctgagtgtggtcaaagatttggacgaaacagCGATCGGAACAGTCACATGctcattcatacaggacaaaaaccatttgcctgttctgagtgtggtaaaaggtttggCTACAAGAGcagtctgaacacacacatgataattcattcagGACAAAAACCACTTAGCTGTTCTGAATGCGGTCAAAGATTTAgacgaaagagccacctgaatacacacatgataattcatacaggagaaaaaccatttggctgttctgagtgcggtcaaagttttggacaaaagagcaccctaaacacacacatgataattcatacaggacaaaaaccatttggctgttctgaatgtggtgaaCGATTTAGACGAAAGTGcagtctgaacacacacatgataattcatactagacaaaaaccatttggctgttctgactgTGGGAAAAGATTTGGGCTAAACAGTAATCTAGCAAAACACATGTTGATTCATAcaagacaaaaaccatttggctgttctgagtgtggtcaaagatttggacgaaaaagcagtctgaacacacacatgataattcatacaagacaaaaaccatttggctgttttgagtgtggcaaaagatttggactaaagagcaatcTGACGAAACACATGATAACTCATACAAAAgaaaaaccattttgctgttctgaatgtggtaaaaggtTTGGCTACAAGAGCAGTCTGAACACACacttgataattcatacaggacctaAAAAGGCAGCTGTCAGCATGGAAAATGATTTGGACAAAAAAGCAGTCTGA